The genome window CCTTTTTGATGAGCGTCGTACCCAGATACCGTCACACCTGAGTGAGTAAGGTTAATCAGCTCGTCGGCTTGTCCCCCTTCGTATTGAACGCGGAGTGTTCCGCCTCTGAGGTCCAGTTTTTCTCCCTCTTTATAAACCGTCTTCTTAGGTCCTTTTTCAAGACTAACTGCAGCAATTTTTCTTTCATCCTGTGGAATCGCTACAGCCAAGGTGTTACTGATTTCTTTTCCAGGTAGTTGAGTACGGTAGTAGAGGAGATTTGGTTGTTTGTCAAAGGCTAATGGTGCTGTTGCCAGATCGCCACCAGTTTCAGACTTCAATGTTGCAATCGGTGTTTGTGAATTCGCTTTGTCGTAAACGGTGATGGTTGCACCTGCTGGAACATCAGAGAAGCCTAGTTGAACTTGATGGTTTCCAAGTGAACGAGCAGCTACCTTAGCCATTGGAATATTTTGACTTTCTGTGTCCAAGGTTTCGTACATCTTCCAGTTGTAGATACGAATGGCCTTCCAAGGTGTTCCGTTATCAGATGTAATGACATGCAAACGCCAGTCTTGAGCGGTGATTGGTTTGTCAAGAGTGATATCTGTAACGTGCGCTTTATTGCCACGAACTTCCTTGGCTAGTTTCCACTCGCCATCTGTATCCTTGTAGTAAAGATCAAAGTCCTTGGTGTTCATCAGACCATCGTTAACAGACTCACCACCAGCTCCCGCATGATCCATTACCCATCTGACAACACGACGTGGTTGGGTCAAACGAATATCGACACTACCGCTCAATTGTCCTGAAGACCACTTGTCTGATAGACTTGTAATCGTACCGTTCAACATGCCTTCGATGCCTTCACCGCCTTCAGTATTTGGGAAGGTGCTACCAATAACCGTTGCACCTGGAACAATATTTTCAGCCAAGGGTCTTGGGAGAGTTGTATCCTGAACCGTCATGCCCCAGTTGAATGACGCAGTTGCAGCTTCTGAACGGAGTCCATTTTTACCAACTGCAACGACTTTCAATTCTTGCGTTGTACCAGTCGCATTAGCAGAGCGGCTAACTTTTGGCAAGTAGATGGTTGAAGCAGATGAACCTGTCAACAAACGCCAGTTGTCACCGTCTTTTTCGTAGACTTCATAGAAATCTGCATCTTGGTTACCCGTAAATTGAACAACTGCTTCAGCTTCTTGGGCATTCTTAAGAGATTGCTTCACCACAGAGAGACCTGTAGGTGATTGCGGTGCTTGGTCATTGTCTGAAATTGTTAATTGACCTAGGTTGAACTGATAATTCTTTACAGCACCTTTATGTTCGAAGAAGAGTTTAACTGCATAGATGGTTTTTCCTGCTAGTGAGCTAAGATCAATTTCTTCATTTGTCCAGTTGTCAGAAAGAGTCAGTTCTTTCCATGCATCTGCATCCTCAAATTTATAGTCTGGAGTCGTAGAAAAGGCCATAAAAACTTTCGACCCTTTTCCTCCCTTGTGGGCAACCCGAAGTTTGGTTTTCTCCGTTACTTCTAGTTTGGTAGAATACAAATTCACATCTTGGTCCGTCTTACCAGCTACATCACCTGAGAATTTAAGAGAGTTTCCGCCATTGTAGGCATCTGTAAAGTCATATTCTGCACGGAGTTTTTCACCCGTTGAAGTCTGCCACCAGCGCCATGTTGGCAAGACACCTGAAACAGAACGATAATTCCACTCAGAATCCTTAGAAACCTTACCGTCTACAAACCATTTTCTACCATGTCCTGTGTTAAAGGAAGTTGTGAAAGTGCGACCGATAGCTGGAGTGCGATCCGCAACTAAATTGGCAATTCCATACCACTCTTTATCACCTGGTTTTTGAGCCGTTGGATCTCCTTGGTAACCTGTGAAGAAGATATCTTCGTTCTTGTGGTAGTCTTCACCTGTTTTTCCTAGACTGGTAATCGTATCTGGCGCAAAGAGTCCAAGTGACAAGCGCAACTTGCCATTTTCATCTAAGAGAGCATCCCAGTTGACCTTGGTCTTATATGAACCACCTTGTTGCAATTCCAAGCCTGCAAAGACATCATACTGGCTACGTTCTAGCCATTTGGCCATTTCTACAGAGTGGTCATTCTTTTCCTTGTTCCAGTTGAAGTTAGCAAAGAATTGATCTGCAGGGACCTTGTCACCTTCTTTTTGCATAAACTGGTAGTTATAGTCTCCCAAGCCATCTTCGTGGTAACGACCATATTTGTAGGTCATGGCGTCATACCAAGCATACTTGATTGGGTGGTTGACTTTAGCCGCGTATTCTTTTGTATAGAGCATGAATTGGCGCATTTTTTCACCAAGAGGTGCTACCAATTCCCCCGTTGTTTCTTGGTTTATAAAGTAACCATCAAAGCCATAATACTTAGCGAGATCAACGAGTTTACGTGCAATCGGGAAGGTGCCATCCTCATCTTGCTTCAAGGCTTCTGCAAATTTCTCTTGGTCAGCAATGCTGTTTGACCAGTTGAAGAAGAGGGTTCCATAAACAGGCACACCATTACGGTGCCCTGCATCAATGACATCTGGAGTTGGGACTAGGCCTTCCCAGAAGACCATTGAATCCAAATATTGCCAGTAATCAAAGGCGTAGGCCTTGAATTCTTCTCCACCAACAGAAGCGTGGTCTTTAGCCTTTGAGTTGGTATTTGCTAGCGCCTGAACCTTGGCCCTTCTGCTTGCTTTTTCATTAACCAACTGACCTCTATGGCGCTTGGCGAGTTCAACTGAGGAACGGTTGATGGGATCATCCTCACGCGCACCAGATTCCCATTTCAACAAATCTTCCCAAGTATCAAACTTGATTTCTTTTGGTCGGAGACTCTTCTCTTCATTTTTAGGAACGTCTGCTAGACTTGGTTTGTCGGCCTTATTGTCAACCACCTGAGGAGCGTCCTCAGGCTTGACTCCTTCTTTGTCAGTTGCCGGAGCTGGCTTTGCCTCTTCTTTTTCATTGACCAAATCAGCTATTGCTGGAGTGTTTTCTGAAGTTGGTTGCTCAGCTACTTTGTTTTCAGTTTCTTCTAATTGTTTTTCGATGACTGCAGTGTCTGGACTCGCTGTTTCACTAATGCTTGTAGCTTGAGCGCTCGTATTTGCAACTGCCTCAGGGACAGAGATCTGTTTGGCAAGGGCTGGGCTCGCAAATAGAGCTGAACCAATCATCAAGGAACAAGCTCCGACTGACAGCTTTCGAATACTGTAACGGCAACGTTTTTCAAAAAATAGATCTTTCATCTTATCCTCCTAATAAAATAAAAAGTAAGCGCTTTACTTTTTAGATAAACAGCAACTGTTCTTAGTGGACACCACCAGAACAGGATTATTTTCATTTTATCTTATATGAAAGCGATGTCAATCTATTTGACACAAAAACTATAACTAGGATAAGAAACAGTTAAATTTGGATATAATCCTATAAATCATCTATCTCAAAGGGAATCTATCTCTCATTTTAAAAGAAAGTTGCCTTTTCTTAGGAAAATTTCATCTAAACACTTGTTAGATTTACTTTTATCCTTTAAAATAGAATAGGAGAAATTCCGCGATTATTTTTCGGAGGAAAAAGAAATGTCCATTAATTGGCAGGAAATTTTATTTCACTTTTTAGGAGGTCTGGGACTATTTTTATATAGTATCAAGACCATGGGAGACGGTTTGCAACAAGCTGCTGGAGATCGCCTTCGTTTTTACATCGACAAGTACACCAGCAATCCCTTTTTAGGTGTTCTAGTCGGG of Streptococcus oralis contains these proteins:
- a CDS encoding endo-beta-N-acetylglucosaminidase; this translates as MKDLFFEKRCRYSIRKLSVGACSLMIGSALFASPALAKQISVPEAVANTSAQATSISETASPDTAVIEKQLEETENKVAEQPTSENTPAIADLVNEKEEAKPAPATDKEGVKPEDAPQVVDNKADKPSLADVPKNEEKSLRPKEIKFDTWEDLLKWESGAREDDPINRSSVELAKRHRGQLVNEKASRRAKVQALANTNSKAKDHASVGGEEFKAYAFDYWQYLDSMVFWEGLVPTPDVIDAGHRNGVPVYGTLFFNWSNSIADQEKFAEALKQDEDGTFPIARKLVDLAKYYGFDGYFINQETTGELVAPLGEKMRQFMLYTKEYAAKVNHPIKYAWYDAMTYKYGRYHEDGLGDYNYQFMQKEGDKVPADQFFANFNWNKEKNDHSVEMAKWLERSQYDVFAGLELQQGGSYKTKVNWDALLDENGKLRLSLGLFAPDTITSLGKTGEDYHKNEDIFFTGYQGDPTAQKPGDKEWYGIANLVADRTPAIGRTFTTSFNTGHGRKWFVDGKVSKDSEWNYRSVSGVLPTWRWWQTSTGEKLRAEYDFTDAYNGGNSLKFSGDVAGKTDQDVNLYSTKLEVTEKTKLRVAHKGGKGSKVFMAFSTTPDYKFEDADAWKELTLSDNWTNEEIDLSSLAGKTIYAVKLFFEHKGAVKNYQFNLGQLTISDNDQAPQSPTGLSVVKQSLKNAQEAEAVVQFTGNQDADFYEVYEKDGDNWRLLTGSSASTIYLPKVSRSANATGTTQELKVVAVGKNGLRSEAATASFNWGMTVQDTTLPRPLAENIVPGATVIGSTFPNTEGGEGIEGMLNGTITSLSDKWSSGQLSGSVDIRLTQPRRVVRWVMDHAGAGGESVNDGLMNTKDFDLYYKDTDGEWKLAKEVRGNKAHVTDITLDKPITAQDWRLHVITSDNGTPWKAIRIYNWKMYETLDTESQNIPMAKVAARSLGNHQVQLGFSDVPAGATITVYDKANSQTPIATLKSETGGDLATAPLAFDKQPNLLYYRTQLPGKEISNTLAVAIPQDERKIAAVSLEKGPKKTVYKEGEKLDLRGGTLRVQYEGGQADELINLTHSGVTVSGYDAHQKGEQNLTLQYLGLPVSGDLKVQVTGQDERKPKEVAGLYITQKPKTDYLVGDQLDLAEGRFGVLYDDETEETHGFTDQGVEITGYDSQKTGRQTLTLHYKGHTAEFDVLVSPKVAVNDEYLKQEITAAQGRQSTVAYTFSNEEKQAALVEKLNAAKAVAENHDASQEEVNKALNELKQAGADLDGNQRYQTAREELEGLLESLREKDSQADLIAQAEALLSSQMPTPQAFAEMKEKLNKKLAPAEESHHVGSMDPNEVAPTVEALPELVVETETTAFERQERPNANLLKGQRQLVQKGEEGQIRRLVEVDVQGKRTLLSTEVLKEVLPEITEVGTKVLSSNQPAEGVKDLVLVTPKLEVEEVSVAFDRQERPNAALLKGKRQLVQAGVEGQVRRFVEVDAQGKRTLRSTEVLKEAIPEITEVGTKEELNSQTTDQASLAASIKVEKATNQLPNTGVETDASLVALGLLGVMSGYGLVALKKRED